One stretch of Macaca nemestrina isolate mMacNem1 chromosome 17, mMacNem.hap1, whole genome shotgun sequence DNA includes these proteins:
- the LOC139359520 gene encoding TBC1 domain family member 3B-like yields MGPSPLAGGHYSTCWGRMVIVEDADSLWAQERENIIMNYEKGHRAGLPEDMGPEPVGIYNNIDRFGIVHETELPPATAQEAKQMRREITRKSKWMEMLGQWETYKNSEKLRDRVYKGIPMNIRGQVWSVLLNIQEVKSKNPRTYKVMKEKGKRSSEHIHQIDVDMSRTLRTHIFFRDRYGTKQRELFYILLAYSEYNPEVGYCRDLSHIAALFLLYLPEEDAFWALVQLLARERHSLQGFHSPNGGTVQGLQDHQEHVVPTSQHKTRWHLDKEGLCVQDSSLGWLLQTLNDGISLGLTLRLWDVYLLEGEQVLMPMTSIAFKVQRKRLMKTSRSGLWARFRNLFFHTWESDDDSVLKHLRASTKKLTRKQGDLPPPAKPEQGSSAPRPVLTSSGRMTLCKGDRQTPPGPPARFQRPIWLVSPPWAPRSSTSCPGVAVREDTYPVGTQDVPSPVPAQGRPQGSWRFLEWNSMPRLPTDLDVGGPWFPHYDFEQSCWVRAVSQEDQLATCWQVEHPAEGVRLAFTALSHNVDMDFQPCPAPSTDSNQDGSFTARDEQQRAPTSGPCLCHLYLENSHFPPGF; encoded by the exons ATGGGCCCTTCACCCTTGGCAGGTGGACACTATTCAACCTGCTGGGGCAG GATGGTAATCGTAGAGGATGCAGATAGTTTGTGGGCACAGGAGCGAGAGAATATCATCATGAACTATGAGAAG GGACACCGAGCCGGGCTGCCAGAGGACATGGGGCCTGAGCCTGTTGGAATCTACAACAACATTGATCGCTTTGGGATTGTGCA TGAGacagagctgcctcctgccactgctcAGGAGGCGAAG CAAATGCGGCGGGAGATAACACGAAAGAGCAAGTGGATGGAAATGCTGGGACAATGGGAGACATATAAGAACAGTGAAAAG CTGAGAGATCGAGTATATAAGGGCATTCCCATGAACATCCGGGGCCAAGTGTGGTCAGTCCTGCTGAACATACAGGAAGTCAAGTCGAAAAACCCCAGAACATATAAG GTCATGaaggagaagggcaagaggtCATCTGAACACATCCACCAGATCGATGTGGACATGAGCAGGACATTAAGGACTCACATCTTCTTCAGGGATCGATACGGAACCAA gcAGCGGGAACTATTCTACATCCTCCTGGCATATTCGGAGTATAACCCG GAGGTGGGCTACTGCAGGGACCTGAGCCACATCGCGGCCTTGTTCCTCCTTTATCTGCCTGAGGAGGATGCATTCTGGGCACTGGTGCAGCTGCTGGCCAGGGAGAGGCACTCCCTGCAGG GATTCCACAGCCCAAATGGCGGGACAGTCCAGGGCCTCCAAGACCATCAGGAGCATGTGGTCCCCACGTCACAACACAAGACCAGGTGGCATCTG GACAAGGAAGGTCTTTGCGTGCAGGATTCCTCCTTAGGCTGGCTTCTCCAGACGTTGAATGACGGG ATCTCTCTTGGGCTCACCCTGCGCCTGTGGGACGTGTATTTGCTGGAAGGAGAACAGGTGTTGATGCCGATGACAAGCATTGCCTTTAAAGTTCAGAGGA AGCGCCTCATGAAGACATCCAGGTCTGGCCTGTGGGCACGGTTTCGGAACCTGTTCTTCCATACCTGGGAGTCGGATGATGACTCTGTGCTCAAGCATCTTAGGGCCTCTACGAAGAAACTAACAAGGAAGCAAGGGGACCTGCCACCCCCAG CCAAACCCGAGCAAGGGTCCTCGGCACCGAGGCCTGTGCTGACTTCAAGTGGCAGAATGACCCTCTGCAAGGGGGACAGGCAGACCCCTCCAGGCCCACCAGCCCGGTTCCAGCGGCCCATTTGGTTAGTTTCCCCACCATGGGCACCTCGTTCTTCCACATCTTGTCCTGGTGTGGCTGTCCGGGAAGACACCTACCCTGTGGGCACTCAGGATGTGCCCAGCCCGGTCCCGGCTCAGGGAAGACCTCAGGGTTCCTGGAGATTCCTGGAGTGGAACTCGATGCCCCGGCTCCCGACGGACCTGGATGTAGGGGGCCCTTGGTTCCCCCATTATGATTTCGAACAGAGCTGCTGGGTCCGTG CCGTATCCCAGGAAGACCAGCTGGCCACCTGCTGGCAGGTAGAACACCCTGCGGAGGGGGTGAGATTGGCTTTCACCGCACTGAGCCACAATGTGGACATGGACTTCCAGCCCTGCCCTGCACCCAGCACTGATTCCAACCAGGACGGCTCCTTTACAGCTAGGGACGAGCAGCAGCgcgctcccacctcagggccttgccTCTGTCACCTCTACTTGGAAAATTCTCATTTCCCTCCAGGGTTCTAG